One genomic window of Haemorhous mexicanus isolate bHaeMex1 chromosome 17, bHaeMex1.pri, whole genome shotgun sequence includes the following:
- the LOC132335378 gene encoding cytochrome P450 3A9-like: MNLLPSFSTETWALILLFVALLLAYGIWPFGLFKKLGIPGPRPLPFFGTSLEYRKGFMEFDQECFKKYGKVWGIYDGRQPTLAVTDPQIIKSVLVKDCYTTFTNRRRTDLAGELNNAISLAEDDQWKRLRTVLSPTFTSGKLKEMFPIIKHYGEALVKNVQKQVKEDSSISVKDIFGSYSMDVVTSTSFGVNIDSMNNPKDPFVREMKKLVKFDFFNPVFILSFAFPFLNPIMAKMNINIFSSDAVDFFMRSLAKIKQEREKEAHKGRVDFLQLMIEHQRSASQGNSEANPSYKALTDIEVLAQAFIFIFAGYEPTSNSLGFLAYELAMHPDVQEKVLQEIDTVLPNKAPITYEAIMKLEYLDMTVSETLRVYPLGGRIERVSKKDVEINGVTIPKGVVVTIPPYVLHRNPEYWPNPDEFRPERFSKENKESIDPYTYLPFGAGPRNCIGMRFALLILKVAIVSLLQHFTFQTCKETQIPIKLSSVGLLTPEKPIILKLVPRTSTEPAKN, translated from the exons ATGAACCTTCTGCCTTCTTTCTCTACAGAAACATGGGCCCTTATACTTCTTTTTGTGGCCCTCCTGCTAGC ATATGGGATCTGGCCATTTGGTCTGTTCAAGAAGTTGGGCATTCCCGGGCCAAGACCTCTGCCTTTCTTTGGGACATCCCTGGAATATCGCAAA GGTTTCATGGAATTTGACCAGGAATGTTTCAAGAAATACGGGAAAGTCTGGGG GATTTACGATGGCAGACAACCCACACTGGCTGTCACAGACCCCCAGATCATCAAATCTGTGCTGGTTAAAGATTGTTACACCACCTTCACCAACCGCAGG CGCACGGACCTGGCTGGGGAGCTGAACAACGCCATCTCATTAGCTGAAGATGACCAATGGAAAAGGCTCCGTACTGTGCTCTCTCCAACTTTCACCAGTGGGAAACTAAAGGAG ATGTTCCCTATAATAAAGCACTATGGGGAAGCTTTGGTGAAGAATGTTCAAAAGCAAGTGAAAGAGGACAGCTCAATATCTGTAAAGGA CATCTTTGGGAGTTACAGCATGGACGTGGTCACCAGCACTTCCTTTGGTGTGAACATTGACTCCATGAACAACCCCAAGGACCCCTTTGTCAGAGAGATGAAGAAACTGGTCAAGTTTGACTTTTTTAACCCAGTCTTCATCTTGTCAT ttgCTTTCCCATTCCTTAATCCTATCATGGCCAAGATGAATATAAACATCTTCTCCAGTGATGCCGTAGATTTTTTTATGAGATCCCTTGCCAAAATTAAGCAGGAACGTGAAAAGGAGGCGCACAAG GGCAGGGTAGATTTCCTGCAGCTGATGATTGAACACCAGCGCTCAGCCAGCCAGGGCAACAGCGAAGCAAATCCCTCATATAAAG ccctgaccGACATAGAGGTCCTGGCCCAGGCATTCATCTTCATCTTTGCTGGGTATGAACCCACCAGCAACAGCTTAGGTTTCCTGGCCTACGAGCTGGCCATGCACCCTGATGTGCAGGAAAAGGTGCTGCAGGAGATCGACACAGTCCTGCCCAACAAG GCTCCAATCACATATGAAGCAATTATGAAACTGGAATACCTGGACATGACAGTGAGCGAAACCCTCCGGGTCTATCCCCTCGGGGGCCGGATTGAGAGAGTCAGCAAGAAAGATGTGGAGATAAATGGAGTGACCATTCCCAAAGGAGTCGTGGTCACAATCCCACCCTATGTCCTGCACCGCAACCCTGAGTACTGGCCCAACCCAGATGAGTTCAGGCCTGAAAG GTTCAGTAAGGAAAACAAGGAGTCCATAGACCCATACACGTACCTGCCCTTTGGAGCTGGGCCCAGGAACTGCATTGGGATGAGGTTTGCTCTCCTGATTCTGAAAGTCGCCATCgtctccctgctgcagcatttcaccTTCCAGACCTGCAAAGAGACTCAG ATCCCAATCAAGCTGAGTTCAGTGGGGCTCCTAACACCAGAGAAGCCGATTATTCTGAAGTTGGTGCCCCGGACCAGCACCGAGCCTGCCAAGAACTGA